AATTTTAACTGCTCATTTTATGTGCGTTTTCGTACATGTCTTTTATTTCATTTTCCTTGACAAGCTTTGATAGAAGCATTGCTATTATTATTATTCCTGGGATATCAACAAGAAGTCGAACAAGAGCAAAGGTTGCCCCCAAAGATTCTATTTCAAAAAGAACCATCGGGATTTTTGTAGTAGACCATGCCCCGATGAAGATTATTATATTTCTAAAACTAACTCCTTTTTGCATAAAAACAGCACTTACAGGAAAAGCGGCATAAAGGGGCCCAGCTGCCGCAGATCCTATGAAAAATGCAAGCAATATTCCCTTTAAGCCGGAATCTTCTCCCATATATTTAATCATCCTATCTCTTGGAACCCAAACATCAAG
The window above is part of the Synergistaceae bacterium genome. Proteins encoded here:
- a CDS encoding permease, translated to MKNTIKRYRAFIVVLLSIFLLTAFNRTLGTKALSISLKSFVDMLFIIPPIFVLLGLLDVWVPRDRMIKYMGEDSGLKGILLAFFIGSAAAGPLYAAFPVSAVFMQKGVSFRNIIIFIGAWSTTKIPMVLFEIESLGATFALVRLLVDIPGIIIIAMLLSKLVKENEIKDMYENAHKMSS